A window from Macaca nemestrina isolate mMacNem1 chromosome 8, mMacNem.hap1, whole genome shotgun sequence encodes these proteins:
- the LOC105488502 gene encoding cleavage and polyadenylation specificity factor subunit 1 isoform X1, whose protein sequence is MYAVYKQAHPPTGLEFAMYCNFFNNSERNLVVAGTSQLYVYRLNRDAEALTKNDRSTEGKAHREKLELAASFSFFGNVMSMASVQLAGAKRDALLLSFKDAKLSVVEYDPGTHDLKTLSLHYFEEPELRDGFVQNVHTPRVRVDPDGRCAAMLVYGTRLVVLPFRRESLAEEHEGLVGEGQRSSFLPSYIIDVRALDEKLLNIIDLQFLHGYYEPTLLILFEPNQTWPGRVAVRQDTCSIVAISLNITQKVHPVIWSLTSLPFDCTQALAVPKPIGGVVVFAVNSLLYLNQSVPPYGVALNSLTTGTTAFPLRTQEGVRITLDCAQATFISYDKMVISLKGGEIYVLTLITDGMRSVRAFHFDKAAASVLTTSMVTMEPGYLFLGSRLGNSLLLKYTEKLQEPPASAVREAADKEEPPSKKKRVDATASWSAGGKSVPQDEVDEIEVYGSEAQSGTQLATYSFEVCDSILNIGPCANAAMGEPAFLSEEFQNSPEPDLEIVVCSGHGKNGALSVLQKSIRPQVVTTFELPGCYDMWTVIAPVRKEEEDNPKGEGTEQEARSPEADDDGRRHGFLILSREDSTMILQTGQEIMELDTSGFATQGPTVFAGNIGDNRYIVQVSPLGIRLLEGVNQLHFIPVDLGAPIVQCAVADPYVVIMSAEGHVTMFLLKSDSYGGRHHRLALHKPPLHHQSKVITLCLYRDLSGMFTTESRLGGARDELGGRIGSEAEGLGSETSPTVDDEEEMLYGDSGSLFSPSKEEARRSSQPPADRDPAPFRAEPTHWCLLVRENGTMEIYQLPDWRLVFLVKNFPVGQRVLVDSSFGQPTTQGEARREEATRQGELPLVKEVLLVALGSRQSRPYLLVHVDQELLIYEAFPHDSQLGQGNLKVRFKKVPHNINFREKKPKPSKKKAEGGGTEEGAGARGRVARFRYFEDIYGYSGVFICGPSPHWLLVTGRGALRLHPMAIDGPVDSFAPFHNVNCPRGFLYFNRQGELRISVLPAYLSYDAPWPVRKIPLRCTAHYVAYHVESKVYAVATSTNTPCARIPRMTGEEKEFETIERDERYIHPQQEAFSIQLISPVSWEAIPNARIELQEWEHVTCMKTVSLRSEETVSGLKGYVAAGTCLMQGEEVTCRGRILIMDVIEVVPEPGQPLTKNKFKVLYEKEQKGPVTALCHCNGHLVSAIGQKIFLWSLRASELTGMAFIDTQLYIHQMISVKNFILAADVMKSISLLRYQEESKTLSLVSRDAKPLEVYSVDFMVDNAQLGFLVSDRDRNLMVYMYLPEAKESFGGMRLLRRADFHVGAHVNTFWRTPCRGATEGLSKKSVVWENKHITWFGEDLPAAADAAERADHHASAPRRPQPPCLPDAARGPPHPPECCAQRAGWRAAQPLPVPEHHGAQRASEEDRHHARHNPGRLAGDGPRHRPLLAPWMPLPPVPPHYLPPPFLYKTQGKIFLFERTVCGHYTASWPSCGHSPPVQVPTGLGASTPSDPPPPSAQGVKGPPGPRRLPWSSGRAS, encoded by the exons gCTCTGACCAAGAATGACAGGAGCACAG AGGGGAAGGCCCACCGGGAGAAGCTCGAGCTCgctgcctccttctctttctttggcAACGTCATGTCCATGGCCAGTGTGCAGCTGGCAGGAGCCAAGCGGGATGCCCTGCTCCTAAGCTTCAAGGATGCCAAG CTGTCTGTGGTGGAATACGACCCGGGCACCCATGACCTGAAGACCCTGTCGCTGCACTACTTTGAGGAGCCTGAGCTTCGG GACGGGTTTGTGCAGAACGTACACACGCCGCGAGTGCGGGTGGACCCCGATGGGCGCTGCGCAGCCATGCTTGTCTACGGCACGCGACTGGTGGTCCTGCCCTTCCGCAGGGAGAGCCTGGCCGAGGAGCACGAGGGGCTCGTGGGTGAGGG GCAGAGGTCCAGCTTCCTGCCCAGCTACATCATCGATGTCCGGGCCCTAGACGAGAAGCTGCTCAACATCATCGACCTACAGTTCTTGCATGGCTACTATGAGCCCACCCTGCTCATCCTGTTCGAGCCCAACCAGACCTGGCCTGG GCGCGTGGCTGTGCGGCAGGATACGTGCTCCATCGTGGCCATCTCACTGAACATCACGCAGAAGGTGCACCCCGTCATCTGGTCCCTCACCAGCCTGCCCTTTGACTGCACCCAGGCTCTGGCTGTGCCCAAGCCCATAG GTGGGGTGGTGGTCTTTGCCGTCAACTCGCTGTTGTACCTGAACCAGAGCGTTCCCCCATACGGTGTGGCTCTCAACAGCCTCACCACAGGCACCACAGCTTTCCCGCTAC GCACCCAGGAGGGTGTGCGAATCACCCTGGACTGCGCGCAGGCCACTTTCATCTCCTATGACAAGATGGTCATCTCCCTCAAGGGCGGCGAGAT CTACGTGCTGACCCTCATCACCGACGGCATGCGCAGCGTCCGAGCATTCCACTTTGACAAGGCGGCCGCCAGCGTCCTCACCACCAGC ATGGTCACCATGGAGCCTGGGTACCTGTTCCTGGGTTCTCGCCTGGGCAACTCCCTCCTCCTCAAGTACACAGAGAAGCTGCAGGAGCCCCCGGCCAGTGCTGTCCGTGAGGCTGCTGACAAG GAAGAGCCTCCCTCAAAGAAGAAGCGAGTGGACGCGACGGCCAGCTGGTCAG CTGGGGGTAAATCGGTGCCGCAGGATGAGGTGGACGAGATTGAAGTGTACGGCAGCGAGGCCCAGTCGGGCACACAGCTGGCCACCTACTCCTTTGAG GTGTGTGACAGCATCCTTAACATCGGACCGTGCGCCAACGCTGCCATGGGCGAGCCTGCCTTCCTCTCTGAAGAG TTTCAGAACAGTCCTGAGCCGGACCTGGAGATCGTGGTTTGCTCTGGCCACGGGAAGAACGGGGCTTTGTCAGTGCTGCAG AAGAGCATCCGGCCCCAGGTGGTGACAACCTTTGAGCTTCCCGGCTGCTACGACATGTGGACAGTCATTGCCCCAGTGCGTAAGGAAGAG GAGGACAATCCCAAGGGGGAGGGCACAGAGCAGGAAGCCAGGAGCCCGGAAGCAGACGATGACGGCCGTAGACATGGATTCCTGATTCTGAGCCGGGAAGACTCAACCATG ATTCTGCAGACGGGTCAGGAGATCATGGAGCTGGACACCAGTGGCTTTGCCACGCAGGGCCCCACGGTCTTTGCTGGGAACATCGGGGACAACCGCTACATTGTCCAAGTGTCACCGCTGGGCATCCGCCTGCTGGAAGGAG TGAATCAGCTGCACTTCATCCCTGTGGACCTGGGCGCCCCCATCGTGCAGTGCGCCGTGGCCGACCCCTATGTGGTCATCATGAGTGCCGAGGGCCACGTCACCATGTTCCTGCTGAAGAGTGACTCCTACGGTGGCCGCCACCACCGCCTGGCGCTGCACAAGCCTCCCTTGCACCAT CAGTCCAAGGTCATCACGCTGTGCCTGTACCGAGACCTCAGCGGCATGTTCACCACTGAGAGCCGCCTGGGCGGGGCCCGTGATGAGCTGGGAGGCCGCATCGGCTCGGAGGCCGAGGGCCTGGGCTCGGAGACTAG CCCCACCGTGGATGACGAGGAGGAGATGCTGTATGGGGATTCAGGCTCCCTCTTCAGCCCCAGCAAGGAGGAGGCCCGAAGAAGCAGCCAACCCCCTGCTGACCGGGACCCTGCACCCTTCCGGGCAGAGCCCACCCACTGGTGCCTGCTGGTGCGGGAGAATGGCACCATGGAG ATCTACCAGCTCCCCGACTGGCGGCTGGTGTTCCTGGTGAAGAACTTCCCTGTGGGGCAGCGGGTCCTCGTGGACAGCTCCTTTGGACAGCCCACTACACAGGGCGAGGCCCGCAGGGAGGAGGCCACACGCCAGGGGGAGCTGCCCCTCGTCAAGGAGGTGCTGCTGGTGGCACTGGGCAGCCGCCAGAGCAGGCCCTACCTGCTG GTGCATGTGGACCAGGAGCTGCTCATCTACGAGGCCTTTCCCCACGACTCTCAGCTCGGCCAGGGCAATCTCAAAGTCCGCTTTAAGAAG GTCCCTCACAATATCAACTTCCGTGAGAAGAAGCCAAAGCCATCCAAGAAGAAAGCAGAAGGTGGCGGCACGGAGGAGGGGGCCGGGGCCCGGGGCCGCGTGGCGCGTTTCCGCTACTTCGAGGATATTTATGGCTACTCAGGG GTGTTCATCTGCGGCCCCTCCCCTCACTGGCTGCTGGTGACTGGCCGAGGGGCTCTGCGGCTGCACCCCATGGCCATCGATGGCCCCGTCGACTCTTTCGCTCCATTCCACAATGTCAACTGTCCCCGCGGCTTCCTGTACTTCAACAGACAG GGCGAGCTGAGGATCAGTGTCCTGCCTGCCTATCTGTCCTATGACGCCCCATGGCCTGTCAGGAAGATCCCGCTGCGCTGCACGGCCCACTATGTGGCTTACCACGTGGAGTCCAAG GTGTATGCTGTAGCCACCAGCACCAACACGCCGTGTGCCCGCATCCCACGCATGACTGGCGAGGagaaggagtttgagaccatcgaGAGAG ATGAGCGGTACATCCACCCCCAGCAGGAGGCCTTCTCCATCCAGCTCATCTCCCCAGTCAGCTGGGAGGCTATTCCCAATGCCAG GATCGAGCTGCAGGAGTGGGAGCATGTGACCTGCATGAAGACAGTGTCGCTGCGCAGTGAGGAGACCGTGTCAGGCCTCAAAGGCTACGTGGCCGCCGGGACCTGCCTCATGCAGGGGGAGGAGGTCACGTGCCGAGGACGG ATCTTGATCATGGATGTGATTGAGGTGGTACCTGAGCCCGGCCAGCCCTTGACCAAGAACAAGTTCAAAGTCCTTTACGAGAAGGAGCAGAAGGGGCCTGTGACTGCCCTTTGCCACTGCAACGGCCACCTGGTGTCAGCCATCGGCCAGAAG ATTTTCCTGTGGAGCCTGCGGGCCAGCGAGCTGACAGGCATGGCCTTCATCGACACGCAGCTGTACATCCACCAGATGATCAGCGTCAAGAACTTCATCTTGGCAGCCGACGTCATGAAGAGCATTTCGCTGCTGCGCTACCAGGAGGAGAGCAAGACACTGAGCCTGGTGTCGCGG GATGCCAAGCCCCTGGAGGTGTACAGCGTGGACTTCATGGTGGACAACGCCCAGCTGGGTTTTCTGG TGTCTGACCGTGACCGCAACctcatggtgtacatgtacctgCCCGAAG CCAAGGAGAGTTTTGGGGGCATGCGCCTACTACGCAGGGCGGACTTCCACGTGGGTGCCCACGTGAACACGTTCTGGAGGACCCCATGCCGGGGGGCCACCGAAGGGCTCAGCAAAAAGTCGGTCGTGTGGGAGAATAAGCACATCACGTGGTTTG GAGAAGACCTACCGGCGGCTGCTGATGCTGCAGAACGCGCTGACCACCATGCTTCCGCACCACGCCGGCCTCAACCCCCGTGCCTTCCG GATGCTGCACGTGGACCGCCGCACCCTCCAGAATGCTGTGCGCAACGTGCTGGATGGCGAGCTGCTCAACCGCTACCTGTACCTGAGCACCATGGAGCGCAGCGAGCTAGCGAAGAAGATCGGCACCACGCCCGACATA ATCCTGGACGACTTGCTGGAGACGGACCGCGTCACCGCCCACTTCTAGCCCCGTGGATGCCGTTGCCACCAGTACCACCGCACTACCTCCCACCCCCATTTTTGTATAAAAcacaaggaaaaatatttttgtttgagaGGACTGTGTGTGGTCATTACACGGCCTCCTGGCCCAGCTGCGGTCACAGCCCCCCAGTGCAAGTGCCCACGGGGCTCGGGGCGTCCACACCTTCAGACCCGCCACCTCCGTCGGCTCAAGGCGTAAAGGGCCCCCCAGGCCCCAGGCGGCTGCCGTGGTCGTCGGGCCGCGCATCCTAG
- the LOC105488502 gene encoding cleavage and polyadenylation specificity factor subunit 1 isoform X3, with amino-acid sequence MYAVYKQAHPPTGLEFAMYCNFFNNSERNLVVAGTSQLYVYRLNRDAEALTKNDRSTEGKAHREKLELAASFSFFGNVMSMASVQLAGAKRDALLLSFKDAKLSVVEYDPGTHDLKTLSLHYFEEPELRDGFVQNVHTPRVRVDPDGRCAAMLVYGTRLVVLPFRRESLAEEHEGLVGEGQRSSFLPSYIIDVRALDEKLLNIIDLQFLHGYYEPTLLILFEPNQTWPGRVAVRQDTCSIVAISLNITQKVHPVIWSLTSLPFDCTQALAVPKPIGGVVVFAVNSLLYLNQSVPPYGVALNSLTTGTTAFPLRTQEGVRITLDCAQATFISYDKMVISLKGGEIYVLTLITDGMRSVRAFHFDKAAASVLTTSMVTMEPGYLFLGSRLGNSLLLKYTEKLQEPPASAVREAADKEEPPSKKKRVDATASWSAGGKSVPQDEVDEIEVYGSEAQSGTQLATYSFEVCDSILNIGPCANAAMGEPAFLSEEFQNSPEPDLEIVVCSGHGKNGALSVLQKSIRPQVVTTFELPGCYDMWTVIAPVRKEEEDNPKGEGTEQEARSPEADDDGRRHGFLILSREDSTMILQTGQEIMELDTSGFATQGPTVFAGNIGDNRYIVQVSPLGIRLLEGVNQLHFIPVDLGAPIVQCAVADPYVVIMSAEGHVTMFLLKSDSYGGRHHRLALHKPPLHHQSKVITLCLYRDLSGMFTTESRLGGARDELGGRIGSEAEGLGSETSPTVDDEEEMLYGDSGSLFSPSKEEARRSSQPPADRDPAPFRAEPTHWCLLVRENGTMEIYQLPDWRLVFLVKNFPVGQRVLVDSSFGQPTTQGEARREEATRQGELPLVKEVLLVALGSRQSRPYLLVHVDQELLIYEAFPHDSQLGQGNLKVRFKKVPHNINFREKKPKPSKKKAEGGGTEEGAGARGRVARFRYFEDIYGYSGVFICGPSPHWLLVTGRGALRLHPMAIDGPVDSFAPFHNVNCPRGFLYFNRQGELRISVLPAYLSYDAPWPVRKIPLRCTAHYVAYHVESKVYAVATSTNTPCARIPRMTGEEKEFETIERDERYIHPQQEAFSIQLISPVSWEAIPNARIELQEWEHVTCMKTVSLRSEETVSGLKGYVAAGTCLMQGEEVTCRGRILIMDVIEVVPEPGQPLTKNKFKVLYEKEQKGPVTALCHCNGHLVSAIGQKIFLWSLRASELTGMAFIDTQLYIHQMISVKNFILAADVMKSISLLRYQEESKTLSLVSRDAKPLEVYSVDFMVDNAQLGFLVSDRDRNLMVYMYLPEAKESFGGMRLLRRADFHVGAHVNTFWRTPCRGATEGLSKKSVVWENKHITWFATLDGGIGLLLPMQEKTYRRLLMLQNALTTMLPHHAGLNPRAFRMLHVDRRTLQNAVRNVLDGELLNRYLYLSTMERSELAKKIGTTPDIILDDLLETDRVTAHF; translated from the exons gCTCTGACCAAGAATGACAGGAGCACAG AGGGGAAGGCCCACCGGGAGAAGCTCGAGCTCgctgcctccttctctttctttggcAACGTCATGTCCATGGCCAGTGTGCAGCTGGCAGGAGCCAAGCGGGATGCCCTGCTCCTAAGCTTCAAGGATGCCAAG CTGTCTGTGGTGGAATACGACCCGGGCACCCATGACCTGAAGACCCTGTCGCTGCACTACTTTGAGGAGCCTGAGCTTCGG GACGGGTTTGTGCAGAACGTACACACGCCGCGAGTGCGGGTGGACCCCGATGGGCGCTGCGCAGCCATGCTTGTCTACGGCACGCGACTGGTGGTCCTGCCCTTCCGCAGGGAGAGCCTGGCCGAGGAGCACGAGGGGCTCGTGGGTGAGGG GCAGAGGTCCAGCTTCCTGCCCAGCTACATCATCGATGTCCGGGCCCTAGACGAGAAGCTGCTCAACATCATCGACCTACAGTTCTTGCATGGCTACTATGAGCCCACCCTGCTCATCCTGTTCGAGCCCAACCAGACCTGGCCTGG GCGCGTGGCTGTGCGGCAGGATACGTGCTCCATCGTGGCCATCTCACTGAACATCACGCAGAAGGTGCACCCCGTCATCTGGTCCCTCACCAGCCTGCCCTTTGACTGCACCCAGGCTCTGGCTGTGCCCAAGCCCATAG GTGGGGTGGTGGTCTTTGCCGTCAACTCGCTGTTGTACCTGAACCAGAGCGTTCCCCCATACGGTGTGGCTCTCAACAGCCTCACCACAGGCACCACAGCTTTCCCGCTAC GCACCCAGGAGGGTGTGCGAATCACCCTGGACTGCGCGCAGGCCACTTTCATCTCCTATGACAAGATGGTCATCTCCCTCAAGGGCGGCGAGAT CTACGTGCTGACCCTCATCACCGACGGCATGCGCAGCGTCCGAGCATTCCACTTTGACAAGGCGGCCGCCAGCGTCCTCACCACCAGC ATGGTCACCATGGAGCCTGGGTACCTGTTCCTGGGTTCTCGCCTGGGCAACTCCCTCCTCCTCAAGTACACAGAGAAGCTGCAGGAGCCCCCGGCCAGTGCTGTCCGTGAGGCTGCTGACAAG GAAGAGCCTCCCTCAAAGAAGAAGCGAGTGGACGCGACGGCCAGCTGGTCAG CTGGGGGTAAATCGGTGCCGCAGGATGAGGTGGACGAGATTGAAGTGTACGGCAGCGAGGCCCAGTCGGGCACACAGCTGGCCACCTACTCCTTTGAG GTGTGTGACAGCATCCTTAACATCGGACCGTGCGCCAACGCTGCCATGGGCGAGCCTGCCTTCCTCTCTGAAGAG TTTCAGAACAGTCCTGAGCCGGACCTGGAGATCGTGGTTTGCTCTGGCCACGGGAAGAACGGGGCTTTGTCAGTGCTGCAG AAGAGCATCCGGCCCCAGGTGGTGACAACCTTTGAGCTTCCCGGCTGCTACGACATGTGGACAGTCATTGCCCCAGTGCGTAAGGAAGAG GAGGACAATCCCAAGGGGGAGGGCACAGAGCAGGAAGCCAGGAGCCCGGAAGCAGACGATGACGGCCGTAGACATGGATTCCTGATTCTGAGCCGGGAAGACTCAACCATG ATTCTGCAGACGGGTCAGGAGATCATGGAGCTGGACACCAGTGGCTTTGCCACGCAGGGCCCCACGGTCTTTGCTGGGAACATCGGGGACAACCGCTACATTGTCCAAGTGTCACCGCTGGGCATCCGCCTGCTGGAAGGAG TGAATCAGCTGCACTTCATCCCTGTGGACCTGGGCGCCCCCATCGTGCAGTGCGCCGTGGCCGACCCCTATGTGGTCATCATGAGTGCCGAGGGCCACGTCACCATGTTCCTGCTGAAGAGTGACTCCTACGGTGGCCGCCACCACCGCCTGGCGCTGCACAAGCCTCCCTTGCACCAT CAGTCCAAGGTCATCACGCTGTGCCTGTACCGAGACCTCAGCGGCATGTTCACCACTGAGAGCCGCCTGGGCGGGGCCCGTGATGAGCTGGGAGGCCGCATCGGCTCGGAGGCCGAGGGCCTGGGCTCGGAGACTAG CCCCACCGTGGATGACGAGGAGGAGATGCTGTATGGGGATTCAGGCTCCCTCTTCAGCCCCAGCAAGGAGGAGGCCCGAAGAAGCAGCCAACCCCCTGCTGACCGGGACCCTGCACCCTTCCGGGCAGAGCCCACCCACTGGTGCCTGCTGGTGCGGGAGAATGGCACCATGGAG ATCTACCAGCTCCCCGACTGGCGGCTGGTGTTCCTGGTGAAGAACTTCCCTGTGGGGCAGCGGGTCCTCGTGGACAGCTCCTTTGGACAGCCCACTACACAGGGCGAGGCCCGCAGGGAGGAGGCCACACGCCAGGGGGAGCTGCCCCTCGTCAAGGAGGTGCTGCTGGTGGCACTGGGCAGCCGCCAGAGCAGGCCCTACCTGCTG GTGCATGTGGACCAGGAGCTGCTCATCTACGAGGCCTTTCCCCACGACTCTCAGCTCGGCCAGGGCAATCTCAAAGTCCGCTTTAAGAAG GTCCCTCACAATATCAACTTCCGTGAGAAGAAGCCAAAGCCATCCAAGAAGAAAGCAGAAGGTGGCGGCACGGAGGAGGGGGCCGGGGCCCGGGGCCGCGTGGCGCGTTTCCGCTACTTCGAGGATATTTATGGCTACTCAGGG GTGTTCATCTGCGGCCCCTCCCCTCACTGGCTGCTGGTGACTGGCCGAGGGGCTCTGCGGCTGCACCCCATGGCCATCGATGGCCCCGTCGACTCTTTCGCTCCATTCCACAATGTCAACTGTCCCCGCGGCTTCCTGTACTTCAACAGACAG GGCGAGCTGAGGATCAGTGTCCTGCCTGCCTATCTGTCCTATGACGCCCCATGGCCTGTCAGGAAGATCCCGCTGCGCTGCACGGCCCACTATGTGGCTTACCACGTGGAGTCCAAG GTGTATGCTGTAGCCACCAGCACCAACACGCCGTGTGCCCGCATCCCACGCATGACTGGCGAGGagaaggagtttgagaccatcgaGAGAG ATGAGCGGTACATCCACCCCCAGCAGGAGGCCTTCTCCATCCAGCTCATCTCCCCAGTCAGCTGGGAGGCTATTCCCAATGCCAG GATCGAGCTGCAGGAGTGGGAGCATGTGACCTGCATGAAGACAGTGTCGCTGCGCAGTGAGGAGACCGTGTCAGGCCTCAAAGGCTACGTGGCCGCCGGGACCTGCCTCATGCAGGGGGAGGAGGTCACGTGCCGAGGACGG ATCTTGATCATGGATGTGATTGAGGTGGTACCTGAGCCCGGCCAGCCCTTGACCAAGAACAAGTTCAAAGTCCTTTACGAGAAGGAGCAGAAGGGGCCTGTGACTGCCCTTTGCCACTGCAACGGCCACCTGGTGTCAGCCATCGGCCAGAAG ATTTTCCTGTGGAGCCTGCGGGCCAGCGAGCTGACAGGCATGGCCTTCATCGACACGCAGCTGTACATCCACCAGATGATCAGCGTCAAGAACTTCATCTTGGCAGCCGACGTCATGAAGAGCATTTCGCTGCTGCGCTACCAGGAGGAGAGCAAGACACTGAGCCTGGTGTCGCGG GATGCCAAGCCCCTGGAGGTGTACAGCGTGGACTTCATGGTGGACAACGCCCAGCTGGGTTTTCTGG TGTCTGACCGTGACCGCAACctcatggtgtacatgtacctgCCCGAAG CCAAGGAGAGTTTTGGGGGCATGCGCCTACTACGCAGGGCGGACTTCCACGTGGGTGCCCACGTGAACACGTTCTGGAGGACCCCATGCCGGGGGGCCACCGAAGGGCTCAGCAAAAAGTCGGTCGTGTGGGAGAATAAGCACATCACGTGGTTTG CCACCCTGGACGGTGGTATCGGGCTGCTGCTGCCCATGCAGGAGAAGACCTACCGGCGGCTGCTGATGCTGCAGAACGCGCTGACCACCATGCTTCCGCACCACGCCGGCCTCAACCCCCGTGCCTTCCG GATGCTGCACGTGGACCGCCGCACCCTCCAGAATGCTGTGCGCAACGTGCTGGATGGCGAGCTGCTCAACCGCTACCTGTACCTGAGCACCATGGAGCGCAGCGAGCTAGCGAAGAAGATCGGCACCACGCCCGACATA ATCCTGGACGACTTGCTGGAGACGGACCGCGTCACCGCCCACTTCTAG